One stretch of Salmo trutta chromosome 7, fSalTru1.1, whole genome shotgun sequence DNA includes these proteins:
- the LOC115196622 gene encoding uncharacterized protein LOC115196622, with translation MSLRATSHSNLQSLSSPKPPALDNGIYKSFSLSSSNMNGNGGGGGRIVFGKEQVEEVKGFSRPCRRPVRAVRPVSAHSVNVSGSFLQINHLQGELVRKRKECEDLKKENKYLSNEIHMERIMMRTENELTMRNLRNLNQELQAQVKELKHKVYLAQQRATLCTRVADEATDARGEAEKHKALAEARAHSLRQDRELTEADRSQLSEDLLKLKKQHQDAQLLLAQTEKNYFETRLKLDRISGEKQALLEENRCLEGDRDALRHKLRQVMDENTKVNEKEVNSRRRALVAEEQSEKASRAKQEANQERRLVEKERQERTAECLNWREKHQALADIFKAQEDLKSQRQNKACQANIKSFFLCMTESDQRVKILKNQDGTPRNFTEGDPIFISTPDPGAEDADRSSSRSMFRVSAPRVGKDLGPSHFGDLSPGMGGEHEHPRRSRKTVEYFWIPTDEE, from the exons ATGTCGCTGAGAGCCACATCTCACAGCAACCTGCAGTCCCTCTCTTCACCAAAGCCTCCGGCGCTGGACAACGGGATATACAAGTCTTTCTCCCTGAGCAGCAGCAATATGAATGGGAACGGGGGAGGTGGCGGGAGGATAGTGTTTGGGAAGGAGCAGGTGGAGGAGGTGAAGGGGTTCTCTAGGCCATGCAGGAGGCCTGTGCGGGCTGTCAGACCGGTTAGTGCCCACAGCGTTAACGTCAGCGGATCCTTCCTACAGATCAACCATCTGCAAGGAGAGCTGGTGAGGAAGAGAAAG GAATGTGAAGACCTGAAGAAGGAAAATAAGTATCTATCCAATGAGATCCATATGGAGCGGATTATGATGCGGACAGAGAATGAACTCACCATGAGGAACCTGAGAAACCTTAACCAGGAGCTCCAGGCCCAGGTCAAAGAG CTgaagcacaaggtgtacctggcCCAGCAGCGGGCGACGTTGTGCACCCGAGTGGCAGATGAGGCGACCGATGCGCGGGGCGAGGCAGAGAAGCACAAAGCCCTTGCAGAGGCCCGGGCCCACAGCCTCAGGCAGGACAGAGAACTGACAGAGGCAGACAGGAGCCAACTGAGCGAGGACCTGCTGAAGCTAAAAAAACAG CACCAAGACGCTCAGCTTCTTCTGGCACAAACGGAGAAGAACTATTTTGAGACAAGGCTGAAGCTAGACAGGATATCAGGAGAGAAACAGGCTCTGCTGGAAGAAAACAGATGTCTGGAGGGGGACAGGGATGCTCTGAGGCACAAACTCAGACAAGTGATGGATGAGAACACCAAAGTCAACGAAAA GGAGGTGAATTCGAGGCGTAGGGCGTTGGTAGCGGAGGAGCAGAGTGAGAAGGCCAGCCGGGCGAAGCAGGAAGCTAACCAGGAGAGGCGGCTggtggagaaggagaggcagGAGCGCACGGCCGAGTGTCTCAACTGGAGGGAGAAACATCAGGCTCTGGCAGACATCTTCAAAGCCCAGGAGGACCTCAAGTCTCAGAGGCAGAACAAAGCA TGTCAAGCTAATATAAAAAGCTTTTTCCTCTGCATGACGGAAAGTGACCAGAGGGTGAAGATTCTGAAGAATCAAGATGGCACTCCCAGGAACTTCACA gaaGGGGATCCAATCTTCATCTCCACACCAGATCCTGGGgctgaggatgctgacaggagcTCATCCAG GAGCATGTTCAGAGTATCTGCCCCGCGAGTGGGAAAGGACCTGGGTCCATCTCACTTTGGTGATCTGTCTCCCGGCATGGGAGGGGAGCACGAGCATCCACGGAGAAGCAGGAAAACGGTGGAATATTTCTGGATCCCAACAGATGAGGAATGA